The Nocardia sp. BMG51109 nucleotide sequence TCGTCTCGACCCGGCCGACCGGAACGCCCAGCACGTCCACCTCGTTGCCGGCGTACAGGCCGGCCGTATTCTCGAAATCGGCGCTGATGCGCAGATTTTCGCCGAGATACTGATCCGCCGTCGAGCCCAGCGAGCCCGGCAGCAGCGAGCAGCTCGACCCGAGCGCGGCGATCAGGCAGAGCGCGGCGACCTTGGCGAGTGTGCGGATCCTCATCACTTGCACCCCTGTACGACCTGCGCGAAGCAGATCCAGTTGTCCGGGAACAACCCCCACGGCACGTAGACCTCGCCGTAGGGGCCGTTGCCCAGTACGTTGTTGAACTGCCGCAACGTCACCGGCATGATCTCGTAGAGCCGGTCCAGGTTCTCCTTGTTCTTGGCCAGCCCCTCCGACATGGTGTTCAGGTCCGTGATCATCGGGCCGAGCTGATCGTTGTTCTCCACACCCATGTCTTGCAGCAGCTTCGACAGCGCGGCCACGTTGTCCAGTAGCTGCCGCAGCAGTTCCTGCCGCTTCTGCACCGCGTCGCCGATGGCCTCGCCGCGGGTCAGCAGCATCAGCACGCTGTTCTGGTTGTCCGACACCAGCTGCGAGACCTGATCCATGCCCTTCAACAGCGTGTCGACCTCGCCGCGGCGATCGTTGATCACCTTGGCCAGCGAGCCGATGCTGTCGAGCGCCTGCACCGCCAGCTGCGGGGAGTCGCCCATCTGGGTGTTCATGGCGTCCAGGGCCAGCCGCAGGCGTTGCGGGTCGATCTGCTCGACGCGGTCGAACGACTGCTTGTACTGCGGGTCCTGGATGACCTTGCCGAGGTTGTACGGGACGCTGGTGTGATCGAGACGAATCGTGTTGTCCGGCAGTCCCTGACCGTTGCCCGGTACCAGATCGACGTGCAGGCGGCCGAGGATCGTGGAGATCTTGACGGCCGCCCGCGCGTCGGGGCCCAGCCGCAGATCCCGGCGCACCTTCAGGTCGGCGATCACCCTGTCGCCCGCCAGCCGGACGGCGCGCACGGTGCCCACCTCGATGCCGGACACGTCGACGGTGGCGCCGGCACGCAGGCCGGCCGCCTGAGCGAACTCGGCCCGAATCGTCTTGTCCTCCCACCGCGCCTGGGTCAGCAGGCTGGACCCGGCGAGCAGGACGAGGACGGTCCCCGCGGCCAGCAGGCCGAGCCGGAGATACCGGTTGCGCAGGAACCCCAGGGCCTTCGGGAGTCGGATCGCGGGCATCAGCGGCACACCTCCGAATGCGAGTTGCCGCCGACCTGGGAGAACAACCCCGGTGGCAGCAGGATCCCCCACAGCGAGACGTCCAGGCTGCAGAACAGGGCGTTGCCGTAGGTGCCGTAACTCGAGAAGGCGGCGACCCGGTTGAGGATGTTCGGCAGCTCCACCGCCGACTGATCCAGCGACGCCCCGTTGAGCAGCAGCAGCTGGATTCCCGTGGTGGCCTGGTCCTGTGCCTGCGCCATTCCCGGCTTCACCTGCTGGACCAGGTCGACCAGGCCGTTGGTGGTGGTGGCGACCTGATCGACCGAGGACTTCAGCGCCTCGCCCTGGGCGTAGAGCCCGTCCATCAGCGAATGTGTCTGGGTGATCAGAGTTTCCAGCTCGTTGCTGCGATTGCTGAGGCCGGAGATGACGCTGCTGAGATTGGACAGCACGTCGCCGAGGATCCGGTCGCGCTGACCGAAGGTGCCGGCCAGCTCCGCCGCCTGGGTGATCAGGTGGGCGAGCGACACGTCGTTGCCCTGCAGGGCCTGCACCAGCGTCTCCGACAGCGAGTTCACCTGATCCGGTTGCAGCACGCTGAACAGCGGCTCGAACCCGGACAGCAGCGCCGACACGTCGAACGACGCCTCGGTGTGCTCGATCGGGATCTGCCCACCGGCCGGCAGCGGCAGGCCGGGGTCGTCGC carries:
- a CDS encoding MlaD family protein, which produces MPAIRLPKALGFLRNRYLRLGLLAAGTVLVLLAGSSLLTQARWEDKTIRAEFAQAAGLRAGATVDVSGIEVGTVRAVRLAGDRVIADLKVRRDLRLGPDARAAVKISTILGRLHVDLVPGNGQGLPDNTIRLDHTSVPYNLGKVIQDPQYKQSFDRVEQIDPQRLRLALDAMNTQMGDSPQLAVQALDSIGSLAKVINDRRGEVDTLLKGMDQVSQLVSDNQNSVLMLLTRGEAIGDAVQKRQELLRQLLDNVAALSKLLQDMGVENNDQLGPMITDLNTMSEGLAKNKENLDRLYEIMPVTLRQFNNVLGNGPYGEVYVPWGLFPDNWICFAQVVQGCK
- a CDS encoding MlaD family protein, producing the protein MKSGKALIGFSLFAVIAIVLTYTIYSTLQRSVSGDTERYSAVFSDVLGLRIGDDVRAAGVRVGRVDKIDFADGYRARVDFSIGTEQHLTTGTKAMVRYQNLIGQRYIALGPGDDPGLPLPAGGQIPIEHTEASFDVSALLSGFEPLFSVLQPDQVNSLSETLVQALQGNDVSLAHLITQAAELAGTFGQRDRILGDVLSNLSSVISGLSNRSNELETLITQTHSLMDGLYAQGEALKSSVDQVATTTNGLVDLVQQVKPGMAQAQDQATTGIQLLLLNGASLDQSAVELPNILNRVAAFSSYGTYGNALFCSLDVSLWGILLPPGLFSQVGGNSHSEVCR